A region from the Benincasa hispida cultivar B227 chromosome 10, ASM972705v1, whole genome shotgun sequence genome encodes:
- the LOC120088756 gene encoding protein RADIALIS-like 2 gives MASISSSHDSGSWTPNQNKAFERALAVFDKDTPDRWLNVANAVGGGKTADEVKRHFDLLVEDVKHIESGRVPFPNYTSTSTPATSDNGNLNDQEQRMRNLKLH, from the coding sequence ATGGCTTCCATTTCCTCCTCTCATGACTCTGGCTCTTGGACTCCCAACCAAAACAAAGCCTTTGAAAGGGCCTTGGCTGTCTTTGACAAGGATACCCCCGATCGCTGGCTCAATGTCGCCAACGCCGTCGGCGGTGGCAAGACCGCCGACGAAGTCAAGAGACATTTTGACCTTCTTGTTGAAGATGTCAAACACATTGAATCCGGTCGTGTTCCTTTCCCTAACTACACCTCTACCTCCACCCCCGCTACCTCCGACAATGGCAACCTCAATGACCAAGAACAAAG